The Periplaneta americana isolate PAMFEO1 chromosome 16, P.americana_PAMFEO1_priV1, whole genome shotgun sequence genome segment agacgtagatgggaggataatattaaaatggatttgagggaggtggggtatgatgatagagactggattaatcttgcacaggatagggaccgctggtggtcttatgtgagggcggcaatgaaccttcgggttccttaaaagccatttgtaagtaagtaagggaggctattaaaaaattttactgccatataatgcactcctttttgatagcacgacaggcttgccgatggagtatgaaagtcatttttttgacgtgtatttatgctatgaactgttgaattagttacaaagttttcacgattacatacgaggaagattattaatgaaaagatatactgacaagccatgggcattatttgtagttttttttttcaatagtcctacacgattccctagatttaacacctactgttattctaattactcttttttgtaatagaaatatattgttactctctgtggaatttccccaggatattattccaaaactcattatcgagtagaagtatgcaaagtatattgtttttaaggtattgatatttaatatcttttgcatagatctaataacaaaacaagctgaatttagtttgggggtaatttctttaatatgatttttccaatttaacacattatcgatttttaagccaagaaatttggttgttgttgtttctaaataagagagagagaactACCGACCAGCACACTTCATAAACTGCACTTACCTCAGCTTCACTCTTCACGATGGGAAAGTCAACTGACGCTGAAGTTTCCTCAAATTGTATCTCTGATTTCACGTCATACCTGTGGTCTAtactttcagtttttattttagtgacGTCCAAATCTAATAAATTCCCTTCctgcaaataaaaaagaaaataattaaacaattaaacaatACATCACACAAAGTTGGACTCGAAAATCCCGAGACTATTTATAAAGTCCGTCCACACTATTATTAATAGTGATGTCAATGAAAGCACGTGTGCCTATCCCAAAACCAATACTACATGTGAAAAGCGTCGTAACACAATACATACGagtaaaaaaattgatttattgcATGATATTTTGTTGGCGGAATGATGACAAGGattcaaaatacaatataatagttAATCTTATTCTAAATAGGTTATTACTGACtcagttttaaattattttatgctcgaccatgccgaaatgtagtaattatacacctggtagcagtccttttatgcatatcattaaagtacacctattcattaaagttcaggttttcgattattctcggatatgcaatcgaaagacaacgagggaaacgtcacggaggctggaaatccattactgtcgcagaaggttctgttctgttactataataattagcgttaattgtaaataatattcaaataaattcaacttgtcacctcgtttttcaattctaaatcaatttccacgttatatcaaaattagttcatgttattctctacattacatcaaggtcaatgacattattgttcctcagaaaaaaccaatactttcgcgtctgcgcacatctcacaattcacgatcacaaggtcacttccgatcttcagtcagatacaaataaaactaatacttctgaataatttcaagttagaaatatggtcgagcataagaaacttgaaacttgcctataatggtaattaagacgctcgtatgaaaattatgaaatacttgcgtcttaattactatcactgtaggctcgttgcataatgtactataatagttCTCGTAAAAATCATTGCAAGTAAGAAAAGTCCAAgatttatgtttataatatatttgcaGAAAATAAGTAGTTACATGATTTGTGAGAATATGTtttatctgaaataaaattgcGATTTTACGCTTGAAACGTCACATTCACAATTTTTAACTTATCTTATTGTGTTTCAACacgtaaaagaaaaatatttaattacaaaggTATCTGCTCCCTAGCTGTAAATGACACATTTAGAGAATAAAAAGTAATTGCTCTCAATATAGCACCTCAGATAAAAGCTTATTCTCTTCTATATCTGCGTTACTTGCTTGTACAGCCAATGGGTCGCACTCAGGTTCCATCTTGATTATGTCCATTACgactgaaaaaggaaataaagaatattatattaatatgcaGAAAGTG includes the following:
- the LOC138691511 gene encoding uncharacterized protein isoform X4, which translates into the protein MDIIKMEPECDPLAVQASNADIEENKLLSEEGNLLDLDVTKIKTESIDHRYDVKSEIQFEETSASVDFPIVKSEAEEEFCEVDQVKGEIKLEVTTEENDVLPVRRLTMTVDNLKKHLVVTCN
- the LOC138691511 gene encoding uncharacterized protein isoform X5; the encoded protein is MDIIKMEPECDPLAVQASNADIEENKLLSEEGNLLDLDVTKIKTESIDHRYDVKSEIQFEETSASVDFPIVKSEAEEEFCEVDQVKGEIKLEVTTEENDVLPVSYL